A window from Vigna radiata var. radiata cultivar VC1973A unplaced genomic scaffold, Vradiata_ver6 scaffold_180, whole genome shotgun sequence encodes these proteins:
- the LOC106778942 gene encoding serine/threonine-protein kinase CTR1 isoform X5, translated as MPHRATYFFPRQFPERALDESSKQRLDHEKRKIVNSIKSSDTTFAYESDTPKKPAPVPTRAAKDNDDVVFSSGKQSAVSDLFTAADKFRTKQKQIAAFCDWLIDKKKDLNRPSHRLRTYSNDDEDEEDEGEHLLPPPPPEAAAAAQVVKDAVDRSFDRQVSLPRLSSGSSYAGSLFTLDGTATFSSDVTKDETSSFQVLTEEDARKKKEEEENVKRNMTQKYRESYYLQMALAQRLSCLASLASEPVLALDAGPETWDAESVSYRLWVSGCLSYTDKISDGFYNILGMNPYLWVMCNDVEEEGKRLPTLMALKAVEPSETSIEVVLFDRHEDSRLKELQDKAQELYSASENALVLVEKLGKLVAICMGGTFPVEQGDLHKRWKLVSKRLRNFHQCVVLPVGSLSSGLCRHRAILFKRLADYIGLPCRIARGCRYCVSDHRSSCLVKIKDDRQLSREYVVDLVGEPGNILGPDSSINGAYASSIPSPFQISHLKESQSPYVDVTACSQSLDNTYSGFVHEDQRVGETDRLKNDNGSIYSAIDQTRGGTDQPLFPCGLKGNDKECAVLGLLNFPPIYEGVSEDLDEVSGASIHEYPRLCKDSVVVIEASKEIVVKGNSGVKSIYKQSIMTSSTESEQEHVKNKLENQGAGNIPRYLNLEPSLAMDWLEIPWDDLRIKERVGAGSFGTVYRAEWHGSDVAVKVLTVQDFQDDQLKEFLREVAIMKRVRHPNVVLFMGAVTKRPHLSIVTEYLPRGSLFRLIHKPASGEILDPRRRLRMALDVAKGINYLHCLKPPIVHWDLKTPNLLVDRNWTVKVCDFGLSRFKANTFLSSKSVAGTVELSLHGATSSISV; from the exons ATGCCTCACAGAGCAACTTACTTTTTCCCGAGGCAGTTCCCTGAGAGGGCTTTGGATGAGTCTTCGAAGCAGAGATTGGAtcatgaaaagagaaaaatcgtCAACTCTATCAAATCATCGGATACGACTTTTGCATATGAAAGCGACACGCCGAAAAAGCCAGCACCGGTTCCCACGCGTGCCGCTAAAGACAACGACGACGTCGTTTTCTCATCCGGTAAGCAATCCGCAGTCTCCGACCTCTTCACCGCTGCCGACAAGTTCCGCACCAAACAGAAGCAAATCGCCGCCTTCTGCGATTGGTTGATCGACAAAAAGAAGGACCTCAATCGACCGAGTCACCGTTTAAGAACCTATTCTAACGACGACGAGgacgaagaagatgaaggtgaGCATCTACTTCCTCCACCGCCGCCTgaggcggcggcggcggcgcaGGTGGTGAAGGATGCTGTTGACCGGAGCTTCGACCGGCAGGTTTCGCTGCCGCGGTTGTCCAGCGGGAGCAGCTACGCCGGGAGCTTGTTCACGCTGGACGGCACCGCCACATTCTCCAGCGACGTTACGAAAGACGAAACGTCGTCGTTTCAAGTCTTAACCGAAGAAGACgcgagaaaaaagaaagaagaggaagaaaatgtAAAACGCAATATGACGCAGAAGTATAGGGAGAGCTACTACCTGCAAATGGCCTTGGCGCAGAGACTCTCTTGTTTAGCAAGCCTCGCTTCTGAACCTGTTCTCGCACTCGACGCTGGTCCCGAAACCTGGGACGCTGAATCGGTTTCGTATCGTTTATGG GTGAGTGGATGTTTGTCGTACACGGACAAGATATCTGACGGTTTTTACAACATATTGGGGATGAATCCGTACCTTTGGGTGATGTGCAACGATGTAGAGGAAGAAGGGAAACGTTTACCGACGCTGATGGCGCTTAAGGCGGTTGAACCAAGCGAGACCTCCATAGAGGTAGTTCTTTTCGATAGACACGAGGACTCCCGGCTTAAGGAGCTTCAAGATAAAGCTCAGGAATTGTATTCTGCTTCGGAGAACGCGTTGGTGCTGGTGGAGAAACTCGGAAAACTCGTTGCCATATGCATGGG GGGTACGTTCCCTGTGGAGCAAGGAGATCTACACAAGCGGTGGAAGTTGGTTAGCAAGAGGTTGAGGAACTTTCACCAATGTGTTGTGCTTCCTGTTGGTAGCTTATCCAGTGGACTCTGTAGGCATCGCGCGATTCTCTTCAAG AGATTGGCAGATTACATTGGTTTGCCATGCCGCATTGCTCGAGGTTGTAGATACTGTGTTTCAGATCATAGATCGTCTTGCCTTGTCAAGATTAAAGATGACAGACAGCTCTCAAG AGAATATGTAGTTGATCTGGTTGGGGAGCCAGGAAATATCCTTGGGCCAGATTCCTCAATTAACGGAGCATATGCGTCATCAATACCTTCCCCATTTCAAATTTCTCATTTGAAAGAATCCCAATCTCCATATGTGGATGTTACAGCATGTTCTCAATCTCTTGATAACACTTATTCAG GCTTTGTACATGAAGATCAACGCGTTGGCGAAACTGATCGACTGAAAAACGATAATGGCTCTATTTATTCTGCAATAGATCAAACTCGTGGAGGTACAGATCAACCTCTATTTCCTTGTGGCTTGAAAGGGAATGATAAGGAATGTGCGGTTCTGGGTTTATTAAATTTTCCTCCCATCTATGAAGGTGTTTCTGAAGATCTTGACGAAGTCTCTGGAGCATCGATTCATGAATACCCCAGGCTCTGTAAAGATTCAGTTGTAGTTATAGAAGCTTCCAAAGAGATCGTTGTAAAGGGGAATTCTGGGGTAAAAAGCATCTATAAGCAATCTATAATGACCTCATCCACCGAATCAGAACAGGAACACgtaaaaaataaacttgaaaATCAGGGTGCTGGTAATATTCCAAGATACTTGAATCTTGAACCATCACTTGCAATGGACTGGCTTGAGATACCCTGGGACGATTTACGAATCAAAGAGCGTGTTGGTGCTG GATCATTTGGGACAGTGTATCGGGCTGAATGGCATGGATCG GATGTTGCTGTCAAGGTTCTAACAGTTCAGGATTTCCAGGATGATCAGCTGAAAGAATTTCTGAGAGAG gTTGCCATAATGAAACGAGTTCGTCATCCAAATGTGGTGCTTTTCATGGGTGCGGTTACTAAACGTCCACATCTATCTATAGTAACAGAATATTTGCCTAG GGGCAGTTTATTCCGCCTAATACATAAGCCAGCGTCTGGTGAAATTCTAGATCCTAGGAGAAGGTTGCGGATGGCTTTAGACGTG GCTAAGGGGATAAATTATCTCCACTGTCTGAAGCCTCCCATTGTGCACTGGGATCTCAAAACCCCGAACTTGTTAGTGGACAGAAATTGGACTGTCAAG GTGTGTGATTTTGGATTGTCTAGATTTAAGGCGAATACTTTCTTGTCATCAAAATCTGTTGCTGGAACT GTTGAACTTTCACTTCACGGTGCCACATCCTCAATAAGTGTGTAA
- the LOC106778942 gene encoding serine/threonine-protein kinase CTR1 isoform X4 — MPHRATYFFPRQFPERALDESSKQRLDHEKRKIVNSIKSSDTTFAYESDTPKKPAPVPTRAAKDNDDVVFSSGKQSAVSDLFTAADKFRTKQKQIAAFCDWLIDKKKDLNRPSHRLRTYSNDDEDEEDEGEHLLPPPPPEAAAAAQVVKDAVDRSFDRQVSLPRLSSGSSYAGSLFTLDGTATFSSDVTKDETSSFQVLTEEDARKKKEEEENVKRNMTQKYRESYYLQMALAQRLSCLASLASEPVLALDAGPETWDAESVSYRLWVSGCLSYTDKISDGFYNILGMNPYLWVMCNDVEEEGKRLPTLMALKAVEPSETSIEVVLFDRHEDSRLKELQDKAQELYSASENALVLVEKLGKLVAICMGGTFPVEQGDLHKRWKLVSKRLRNFHQCVVLPVGSLSSGLCRHRAILFKRLADYIGLPCRIARGCRYCVSDHRSSCLVKIKDDRQLSREYVVDLVGEPGNILGPDSSINGAYASSIPSPFQISHLKESQSPYVDVTACSQSLDNTYSGFVHEDQRVGETDRLKNDNGSIYSAIDQTRGGTDQPLFPCGLKGNDKECAVLGLLNFPPIYEGVSEDLDEVSGASIHEYPRLCKDSVVVIEASKEIVVKGNSGVKSIYKQSIMTSSTESEQEHVKNKLENQGAGNIPRYLNLEPSLAMDWLEIPWDDLRIKERVGAGSFGTVYRAEWHGSDVAVKVLTVQDFQDDQLKEFLREVAIMKRVRHPNVVLFMGAVTKRPHLSIVTEYLPRGSLFRLIHKPASGEILDPRRRLRMALDVAKGINYLHCLKPPIVHWDLKTPNLLVDRNWTVKVCDFGLSRFKANTFLSSKSVAGTVCFKEAIFCQANYLVYLSGWLQNFFVENLQMRSLMFTVLELSCGNL; from the exons ATGCCTCACAGAGCAACTTACTTTTTCCCGAGGCAGTTCCCTGAGAGGGCTTTGGATGAGTCTTCGAAGCAGAGATTGGAtcatgaaaagagaaaaatcgtCAACTCTATCAAATCATCGGATACGACTTTTGCATATGAAAGCGACACGCCGAAAAAGCCAGCACCGGTTCCCACGCGTGCCGCTAAAGACAACGACGACGTCGTTTTCTCATCCGGTAAGCAATCCGCAGTCTCCGACCTCTTCACCGCTGCCGACAAGTTCCGCACCAAACAGAAGCAAATCGCCGCCTTCTGCGATTGGTTGATCGACAAAAAGAAGGACCTCAATCGACCGAGTCACCGTTTAAGAACCTATTCTAACGACGACGAGgacgaagaagatgaaggtgaGCATCTACTTCCTCCACCGCCGCCTgaggcggcggcggcggcgcaGGTGGTGAAGGATGCTGTTGACCGGAGCTTCGACCGGCAGGTTTCGCTGCCGCGGTTGTCCAGCGGGAGCAGCTACGCCGGGAGCTTGTTCACGCTGGACGGCACCGCCACATTCTCCAGCGACGTTACGAAAGACGAAACGTCGTCGTTTCAAGTCTTAACCGAAGAAGACgcgagaaaaaagaaagaagaggaagaaaatgtAAAACGCAATATGACGCAGAAGTATAGGGAGAGCTACTACCTGCAAATGGCCTTGGCGCAGAGACTCTCTTGTTTAGCAAGCCTCGCTTCTGAACCTGTTCTCGCACTCGACGCTGGTCCCGAAACCTGGGACGCTGAATCGGTTTCGTATCGTTTATGG GTGAGTGGATGTTTGTCGTACACGGACAAGATATCTGACGGTTTTTACAACATATTGGGGATGAATCCGTACCTTTGGGTGATGTGCAACGATGTAGAGGAAGAAGGGAAACGTTTACCGACGCTGATGGCGCTTAAGGCGGTTGAACCAAGCGAGACCTCCATAGAGGTAGTTCTTTTCGATAGACACGAGGACTCCCGGCTTAAGGAGCTTCAAGATAAAGCTCAGGAATTGTATTCTGCTTCGGAGAACGCGTTGGTGCTGGTGGAGAAACTCGGAAAACTCGTTGCCATATGCATGGG GGGTACGTTCCCTGTGGAGCAAGGAGATCTACACAAGCGGTGGAAGTTGGTTAGCAAGAGGTTGAGGAACTTTCACCAATGTGTTGTGCTTCCTGTTGGTAGCTTATCCAGTGGACTCTGTAGGCATCGCGCGATTCTCTTCAAG AGATTGGCAGATTACATTGGTTTGCCATGCCGCATTGCTCGAGGTTGTAGATACTGTGTTTCAGATCATAGATCGTCTTGCCTTGTCAAGATTAAAGATGACAGACAGCTCTCAAG AGAATATGTAGTTGATCTGGTTGGGGAGCCAGGAAATATCCTTGGGCCAGATTCCTCAATTAACGGAGCATATGCGTCATCAATACCTTCCCCATTTCAAATTTCTCATTTGAAAGAATCCCAATCTCCATATGTGGATGTTACAGCATGTTCTCAATCTCTTGATAACACTTATTCAG GCTTTGTACATGAAGATCAACGCGTTGGCGAAACTGATCGACTGAAAAACGATAATGGCTCTATTTATTCTGCAATAGATCAAACTCGTGGAGGTACAGATCAACCTCTATTTCCTTGTGGCTTGAAAGGGAATGATAAGGAATGTGCGGTTCTGGGTTTATTAAATTTTCCTCCCATCTATGAAGGTGTTTCTGAAGATCTTGACGAAGTCTCTGGAGCATCGATTCATGAATACCCCAGGCTCTGTAAAGATTCAGTTGTAGTTATAGAAGCTTCCAAAGAGATCGTTGTAAAGGGGAATTCTGGGGTAAAAAGCATCTATAAGCAATCTATAATGACCTCATCCACCGAATCAGAACAGGAACACgtaaaaaataaacttgaaaATCAGGGTGCTGGTAATATTCCAAGATACTTGAATCTTGAACCATCACTTGCAATGGACTGGCTTGAGATACCCTGGGACGATTTACGAATCAAAGAGCGTGTTGGTGCTG GATCATTTGGGACAGTGTATCGGGCTGAATGGCATGGATCG GATGTTGCTGTCAAGGTTCTAACAGTTCAGGATTTCCAGGATGATCAGCTGAAAGAATTTCTGAGAGAG gTTGCCATAATGAAACGAGTTCGTCATCCAAATGTGGTGCTTTTCATGGGTGCGGTTACTAAACGTCCACATCTATCTATAGTAACAGAATATTTGCCTAG GGGCAGTTTATTCCGCCTAATACATAAGCCAGCGTCTGGTGAAATTCTAGATCCTAGGAGAAGGTTGCGGATGGCTTTAGACGTG GCTAAGGGGATAAATTATCTCCACTGTCTGAAGCCTCCCATTGTGCACTGGGATCTCAAAACCCCGAACTTGTTAGTGGACAGAAATTGGACTGTCAAG GTGTGTGATTTTGGATTGTCTAGATTTAAGGCGAATACTTTCTTGTCATCAAAATCTGTTGCTGGAACT GTGTGTTTTAAGGAAGCAATTTTTTGTCAAGCAAATTATCTGGTTTA ccTGAGTGGATGGCTCCAGAATTTCTTCGTGGAGAACCTTCAAATGAGAAGTCTGATGTTTACAGTTTTGGAGTTATCCTGTGGGAACTTGTGA